One Microlunatus soli genomic window carries:
- a CDS encoding threonine synthase, whose amino-acid sequence MIAGYRCPRDGRTSPAADLNWHCPDCGSPWDLDHSAGRVDQDQLASRPASLWRYAEALPLNDPSISLGEGFTPMVALDERVSAKLDFLMPTLSFKDRGAAMLIEAANRLRPERVIADSSGNAGTAVAAYAARAGLSCTIYVPATTSAKKIEQVRAHGAEVMIIDGDRETTARAAQWGADQPGTFYASHVYNPYFLHGTKTYGYELWESYGGRLPEVIALPVGNGTLVLGVALAIEELVDHGLLDRRPRLVAVQTEVVAPLARAHREGLIELPAGYATSAETIAEGIAIADPARAPQILAAIERSGGDIVTVADAEVAAAQQDLAARGLYVEATAGACWAAVRHAERAETDEDQLGWQLLADQEVVVPLCGAGLKSGLASVQT is encoded by the coding sequence GTGATCGCTGGATATCGCTGCCCGCGGGACGGCCGGACCAGTCCGGCGGCGGACCTCAACTGGCATTGCCCGGACTGCGGCTCGCCGTGGGACCTCGACCACTCGGCCGGCCGGGTCGACCAAGATCAACTGGCGTCCCGGCCGGCGTCACTGTGGCGCTATGCAGAGGCGCTGCCGCTGAACGACCCGTCGATCAGTCTGGGCGAGGGGTTCACCCCGATGGTCGCTCTGGACGAACGGGTCAGCGCCAAGCTCGATTTCCTGATGCCGACGTTGTCGTTCAAGGACCGTGGCGCGGCGATGTTGATCGAGGCTGCGAATCGGCTGCGGCCGGAGCGAGTGATCGCCGACAGCAGCGGGAACGCCGGCACCGCGGTGGCGGCCTATGCCGCCCGGGCCGGGTTGTCGTGCACGATCTACGTGCCGGCGACGACGTCGGCGAAGAAGATCGAACAGGTCCGCGCGCACGGCGCCGAGGTGATGATCATCGACGGCGATCGGGAGACGACCGCCCGAGCCGCCCAGTGGGGAGCCGATCAGCCGGGGACGTTCTACGCCAGCCACGTCTACAACCCGTACTTCCTGCACGGGACGAAGACCTACGGCTATGAGTTGTGGGAGAGCTACGGTGGTCGGCTGCCGGAGGTGATCGCGCTGCCGGTCGGCAACGGCACTCTGGTGCTCGGTGTCGCCCTCGCGATCGAGGAACTTGTCGATCATGGCCTGCTCGACCGGCGGCCGCGGTTGGTCGCGGTGCAGACCGAGGTCGTTGCTCCGCTGGCCCGAGCGCACCGCGAAGGACTGATCGAATTGCCGGCCGGCTATGCGACCTCGGCTGAGACGATCGCCGAAGGTATCGCCATCGCCGACCCCGCCCGGGCACCGCAGATCCTGGCTGCGATCGAACGCAGCGGCGGCGACATCGTCACCGTCGCCGACGCCGAGGTGGCTGCTGCGCAACAGGACCTGGCGGCTCGCGGGCTGTACGTCGAGGCGACCGCCGGCGCCTGCTGGGCCGCGGTCCGGCACGCCGAACGCGCCGAGACCGACGAAGATCAACTCGGCTGGCAACTGCTCGCCGATCAAGAGGTCGTCGTCCCGCTCTGCGGAGCCGGACTCAAGTCCGGTCTGGCCTCGGTTCAGACGTAG